One region of Armigeres subalbatus isolate Guangzhou_Male chromosome 3, GZ_Asu_2, whole genome shotgun sequence genomic DNA includes:
- the LOC134220440 gene encoding cAMP-regulated phosphoprotein 19 gives MSSEESTEPTPNEQTTAEQSEEQEQQQSVSELEKQEEAKMKAKYGPNTGLGPRGLGGHSAFLQKRLQKGQKYFDSGDYQMAKQKGGGVKQVFANKVPTGEAIPTPETVPVRKTSIIQTCNKFQS, from the exons ATGAGTTCGGAAGAGAGCACAGAGCCAACCCCCAATGAGCAGACTACTGCTGAACAATCAGAGGAA CAGGAGCAACAGCAGTCGGTCAGTGAACTGGAAAAACAGGAAGAAGCTAAGATGAAGGCAAAGTACGGCCCAAATACAGGTCTCGGACCTCGTGGACTTGGTGGCCATTCAGCTTTCCTACAGAAGCGACTCCAGAAGGGGCAAAAGTACTTCGACTCTGGCGATTATCAGATGGCAAAACAGAAAGGCGGTGGCGTGAAGCAGGTGTTTGCCAACAAGGTCCCAACAGGCGAGGCCATTCCCACGCCGGAAACCGTACCTGTGAGGAAAACGTCGATTATTCAGACCTGCAACAAGTTTCAAAGTTAA